The following are from one region of the Oleomonas cavernae genome:
- a CDS encoding SRPBCC family protein yields the protein MLKVIGIIALVLVVVVAGLLIFAATKPDSFRIERTASIKAPPEKIFALINDLHQWTRWSPYEKIDPALKRTYGGAEAGKGATYEWSGNKNVGSGRMEILDTQVPSRILIKLDFMTPFEGHHTAEFTLVPTGETTSVTWAMYGTHPFLGKVIGIFFNMDKMVGGQFEEASPTSRRRWSNARLAGPSCVLRDGPAGVLKA from the coding sequence ATGCTCAAGGTAATCGGTATCATCGCCCTGGTTCTGGTGGTCGTCGTCGCCGGCCTGCTGATCTTCGCGGCGACCAAGCCCGATAGTTTCCGCATCGAGCGCACCGCCAGCATCAAGGCGCCGCCCGAGAAGATCTTCGCCCTGATCAACGATCTCCATCAGTGGACCCGCTGGTCGCCCTACGAGAAGATCGACCCGGCGCTGAAGCGCACCTATGGCGGTGCCGAGGCCGGCAAGGGGGCAACCTATGAATGGAGCGGCAACAAGAACGTCGGCTCCGGCCGCATGGAGATCCTGGACACCCAGGTTCCTTCGCGGATCCTGATCAAGCTCGACTTCATGACACCCTTCGAGGGCCACCACACGGCGGAATTCACCCTGGTGCCCACGGGCGAGACGACCAGCGTCACCTGGGCCATGTACGGGACGCACCCCTTCCTCGGCAAGGTCATCGGCATCTTCTTCAACATGGACAAGATGGTCGGCGGCCAGTTCGAAGAGGCCTCGCCAACCTCAAGGCGGCGGTGGAGTAACGCGAGGCTGGCAGGGCCGTCGTGCGTCCTTCGAGACGGCCCTGCGGGCGTTCTTAAGGCATGA